ATTAAAAGCGGAATCAGAACCATCATCCACATCACCCGACACCTCCTTTACACCTTTCATACCCGTTCCAGCAGGTTGATAACCCACAGATCGTTTTGTTTCGGAAAATCGTTTACACCATACAAATCCTTATGTAAAGTAGTAAACAGATAACGTTAAAGGTGGTCAAAGAATGGTTACAAAACAACTCGTTGCGGTTTTTTTAATTGGGGGCAGCTTGTTTCTGTTAGGAGCAGGATTTTGGTTAAAAAAATCCATATTCCTTATCAAACATTATGATGAAAGCTCGATCGAGGATAAAAAAGGATTGGCAAAGGCAGCTGGACTATATGTGATGACCATCGGAGTGATGATTTTCTTAGCGGCTCTATTAGCACAATTGATCGGGATCTATGCCTGGATCATCCTGGGTATTCTGATCTCACTATCTTCCGTATTTATGCTGCGTATCATGACCAAGTACGTATAAATGGAGAAACGATGACACTTTGCTGTTCATCGTTTTTTTAGCATCTAATATGGTAATTTCTGTTATAATCAATAGAAGGAAATATACATTAGGAGGAGAAAATTGATGACGCTTGCTTCAAGTATTTTTGGTCTACTCTATATTCTTTTCATAATCGGTCTATTCGGGTTATGTATTTATGTGTTGATCACTTTCATCAAATTCATGAAACAAAAACAAGCAAGTGACTATGAGCTGAATGAAAAGCTTTCCCTCCTTATTGAGGAGATTCGATCAAAATAGCCTAAACTACTCAGCTCAAATTACAAGGATGGAATGTAAGTCCGGTGTCTTGTAGGGAAAGTTGAATCAGCACAAGGAAAGATTCTAAGAATTCTCTGTGCAGCCAAGGTCCTGCCCAAGTTAGGACGGTTTTGGGAATTCCCAGCAAAACTTAAACCTTTCCAAAATGCTCAGTCCCTACTTCAAAATCGGTGTTTTAATCAGACTATGGGTGAAAACAGATTAATTAAGACATAATTGGATGATAATTATTCATAAAATGCAGAGGTAAATAAGGGAAAATGATAGGTCAACTCATATGAAATTCTGATTTATCTACAAAAAACAGATAGTAAATTACAAAAATTTGAAATTACCAACAAAAACGAGGATTTATCTCCAAAAATCCGAAATTAACTACAAAAACAAGTTTTTATCAACAAAACACAAAAACATTCCTCTGATTAAAGCCAAGCCTTAGCGGAGAATGAGCGATAGTTGCACTGACACTGAAGAAGTGCTTCAAGTACGAAAAAACCTCCTCCGATTTCGGAAGAGGTTTTCTCTTAGGGTTTAGGGGTTAGGGGGATAAAAGGTTGTTAGTATAAGGATACCCCGTCCATAATTTTTTAAACTTAAAAAAACAAAAATTTTATAGTTTTTTTTGACTATTATTTAAAATAGATTCTAGTTCTTTCGTAACATTTATGTAATATTCGTAATAAACCTGAAACCTGTTCGCGGTTTATTCGTCTATATAGACAAATAAACTTTTTTAAAGGGGTAGATTACATATGAACACATTCATGGATCTTTTTCGTCCGTTACTTGCTGGAACTATCGCTGTCCTTGCTTTTATCTTTGTTGCCCTTTCATTCTGGAATCTTCTTTCGTAGTAGACGGCCTATCGTTTGCCTGCGGAAAGGTAGTGAATTTCGCAAAAATCAACAATAAATATAACAAACCAAATGTAAAAAAGAAAGGATTGGACGTGGCTGTTGGTGGCCATCGTTCAATCCTTTTCATGTTCAAATCGTGAATCCTATTTTTCCGAACTGTTTCGCGTCTTCCAATCTTTTGAACGCTTCGTGTGCCTCATCTAATGAAAATGTTCGATCCATTACAGGTTTGATATTGTATTTTTTGATAAAAGAGAGCATTTCTTTGAATTCTTCATGGCTCCCCATGGTAGACCCTAATAAATTGTATTGGCCATAAAAGAAATTGCGGATGTTGATCGTTACCTCATCTCCAGCTGAAGCCCCAAATGTGACAACTGTGCCCCCCGGTTTCACTTGTTCAAGCGATTTCTGGAACGTTGCAGCACCTACACTCTCAATCACCAGATCGGCTTTTTCACCTTTCATCGCTTCATCCCAGTTTGATTCACTGTCTATTGCGTGATCAGCCCCAAGTTTTAAAGCCTGGTTCCGTTTTTCTTCGCTTCTGGAAGTGACAGTGACTTTCGCCCCGACTGCTTTTGCATATTGTAAAATGAACGTGATGACGCCACTCCCGACTCCTGGGAGCAACAGATGGTCCCCTTCTTGAAGGTTTCCTCTGGTAAAGAGCGCTCGGTAAGCCGTTAAGGCAGCTAGCGGCAATACCCCCGCTTCTTCCCAGCTCAGATGTTCAGGCTTCGGCTCAACCTGATTTGCTGGCACTGCCACTTCTTCAGCAAACGTCCCATTCGAAGGATAGCCTAAAATGCCGAATCCCTCTGGCGGGGCTGGTGAATTTTTCTGCCAACCAAGGCCAGGGTTTATGACAACTTCATCTCCTACGGAAACGGCTGTCACACTAGAACCGGTTTCCGTTACGATTCCTGCTCCATCTGACCCGACAACAAAAGGTCCTTCATCTTCTCCATGTCGATGTAGGACGAACAGATCCCGATGGTTCAAGCCAGCAGCTTTCAACTGGACTTTCACTTCATCATCTTTTAAAACGGGAGACTCGAATGACTGTACATTCATACCTTCCATGCCTTTTGGATTCGTATGTACGATCGCTTTCATTCCATATCCTCCTCCTTTTTTCATTATTATTACACAATTCAACCGTGTTACACGAATAAGACGCTTCGGAATCTCTTCTCACATAATATGGTAACATGGTAAAAAGGAGGTTTTTCCATGATTCGATTTCAACAGATGACAAATCAGGAGTTTCAAGCCTTTCGAGATCGTTCACTCAATGAGTATATTGAAAACATGAGGAAGAATTACGACATGCCGATTGAGAAGGCAACCGAAAATGCAACCAAACAATTCGATGAGTTATTAAAGGATGGCTTACATACGGAAAATCAATATCTCCTTCATGTCGTGGATGATCAGACAAATGAAAATGTCGGGGTGATCTGGTATAACTACAAGGAACAGGAGCGCCAGGTCTTTATCTATGAAATTTGGATGGATCCGGATAAGCGTGGTAAGGGTTATGGTACACAAACATTAGATGAACTGCATAATAAAGCGAAGGATTTAGGAGCGAATAAAGTCGGACTACACGTATTCGGTCAAAATACCGGAGCTATTGCACTTTACAAAAAACTCGGTTATGAAGAAAACAGCATCGTCATGACAAAGAAATTATAAGAATATTGCGCAACCGCCATTTCTGAAAAGTATTCATGGTATAGTGGGTAGAGAATTACGTCATCAAAGGAGTTCTTTTCATGATAAAAGAAACACATTCACCCAAAATCACACCGGAAAATGATCCGTGGGAGGCTTATCTGGATGTCACTGAACACGGGCAAATGGTGTTGAGCAATATTGAATTCACGACAACAACAATCTGCAACATGCGTTGTGAACATTGCGCAGTAGGCTATACATTACAGCCGAAAGACCCGGATGCACTTCCGGTCGATTTGATGATACGTCGGCTTGAAGAAATTTCTCACCTTCGTTCGATCAGTATTACGGGCGGCGAACCGATGCTCTCCATGAAATCCGTTAAAAACCATGTCGTTCCATTACTCCGTTATGCGCATGAAAGAGGCGTCAGGACCCAGATCAATTCGAACCTCACCCTTGATTTGAAACGGTATGAACTGATTACACCTTATTTAGATGTACTACATATTTCTCATAACTATGGTTCAATTGAGGATTTTAGCGAAATTGGATTTGCAATGATGAAGAAAAAGCCTACTAATTCTCAACGGGAGCACTACTTCCATCGGATGGTGGAAAATGCGAAAGCTCTCACAAGTGAAGGGGTGATTGTCTCTGCGGAAACAATGCTGAACAAACGGACTTTGCCCCATCTCGAAGCGATTCATGAACAGATCGTTGACATGGGCTGTCAGCGGCATGAAGTCCACCCTATGTACCCTAGTGATTTCGCGAGCGGTTTAGAGGCGGCGACGCTCCCTGAGATCCGTAAAGGCATCCATCGATTGCTGGATTCTCGGGACCGTAACACGTGGATGCTGTTCGGAACCCTCCCTTTTTACGCGTGCAGTGATAAGGAAGAGGACTTGATTCTGTTGAACCGGTTATACAACGAAAAGAATGTCACTGTCAGGAATGATCCCGATGGACGCTCCCGTCTGAATGTTAACATTTTCGACGGAAGTGTGATCGTCACTGATTTTGGTGACGCACCTCCACTCGGAAATATTCAGGAGGATCGCTTACAAGATATCTATGCCCGATGGATGAAAAGCAGGTTGGCTCAAACCGTCAATTGCCACTGCCCAGCCGTCCAATGCCTCGGACCTAACATTCTTGTAAAAAACGCATATTATCCAGAAGAAGACTTCACTGTTAAAAAAGCGAATATATAAAAAACAGGGGCTGATCACATCAGCCCCTGTTTTTACAACTGTTTTTCCAATATGATTTTCGGGTCACCTTTCTCATCCGTAAACGTACCGATAACGTCAAATCCGTTTTTGATATTAAGAATCAGCATGCTCCGCCACTTGTTTTTTGTATGTGTCCGGATCGTCTTATACCCGTGCTTCCTACACCAGTCATGTTGACGGATGAGAAGTTCCTCGCCTACACCTTTACCTCTCTGATCAGGATGAACACCACCTAACCAGCTATAAAAATGGTTCGCCTTCCGTTCATACCCGATTTTATAACCGATCGGTGTTTCCTTATCATAGACCGCCAATATGCAGGGACGGTGCTTGGTCTGCAGTTCTTCAAGAAAGCCGTTTATCGAGCTGAACACCAGATTGTGTAACGCACATAATTGATCAAGTGTCCTTTCATCAGGCATACTTGTAAAAATCCGGATGTCCATCGATCAGTGCTCCAGTATTTCGATTTTGGACTCTTGGCCGTTTGCTAGGATTCTAGCTTTCCCACCTATCGGGAAAATTGATGTAGGCTGAGTATGACCGAAGTTCACATTCGAAATAACTGGGATACCTTTCAATTCAGCTTTACGTTCGATGATCAAACGCAGCGTTTCATCCGAAATATCAGATTGCGGCTGGAACCTGCCAATGACGAGAGCTTTGATCTTATCCGCATCAGGTAAGTGCAGCAATGACTGCAAATCACGATCGAAAGTCAGGTCCTGAGTCAAGTAATCATCTTCAATGAAAAGAATTTTATCTTTTAAAGATGGCATATACTCCGTTCCCTGCAAAAGGTTCAACGTACAAAGGTTTCCGCCAATGATCGTCCCTTCCGCTTCACCCTCCTGCAGCACATCAAATGGACCTTGCTCATTGAATGTACGATTCTCCTGATCTCTGAACCATGGATCGTCACTCCAATAATCTGCTGGATAGAGTTCATACGGCTCTTCTGCAAATAAGCACTTTTTGAATAGATCTTCTGTGTACTCTAGACCTTTTTTCATACCGAATGTCGAAAAATGCGGACCTGAATAGGTGACCAGATCGGATTGTGTATAGATTGCCGTACCTAGTGCAGTGATATCCGAGTAACCACAAAGGATTTTCGGATTGTTATGGATCAAATCATAATCCAAATAACGGAGGATTTGGTTCACATTATAACCACCAAGGAATGTCAGGATCGCTTTCACGTTTGGATCTTGGAAAGCATCATGGAGATCCTTTACTCTTGATTGGATGCTGGATGAAGTGAATTCATCCGATTCATTGACATGTTGCCCTAATGTGACGCGCAGCCCCATTTCTTCTAATCTCTCAATGGAATGTCGTGCGTTTTCCTCTTGGTTGATACTCATGCTGGTAGAAGGGGCAACTACCCTTACCTCATCACCAGCCTGTAGTTTGTTTGGAATTCTCATAGACTCTCTCACTCCCCTAAACGTTTGTAATATTTTCCTATCATACCAGAATGGGAGAAAAAAGGAAGGGATTTTTCAAGGTTTTGTGAATCCGAGGATTAATCATTGGAACCATTTCTAAAAGAAGCCTTGTGATGACCGATAAATTCCCATCCTTTGTAATATTTGAACAGCCAAACCTAAGACGCTTGTTGAGCGTTTGTTTAACCCATAAGTGCTGTACAAAAAGAGAATTTATCAAGACTCCTTGATGAAGCAGTTTCATAAAGACCGTTAACGGACACAGGAGACCTTATTTTCCAAAACTCGTTAATTTTTTATAAAATAACGGACACCAGCGCTCTTATTTCGTTAAAAACTTAGCAAATCAGCTCATTTGTTCATAGATAACGTCTCTGGTGTCCGCTAAATTCTAAAACACTTCATTTTTGTTACAGATAACGTCTCTGGTGTCCGTTACGGCTTCAGCCCTTTTAACGGTAAAAAAGCCAGCCTTGAATTGTTTTCAAGACTGGCTTATCTTTGTAACCATTATTTATAAATTTTCACTTTTCCGACTGTTCGATCATCGCTTTGTCCGATTACACGGAATTTCAAACCGTAGTTCGGCACGTTACGTCCAGCATCTACTAATCCTGGGTTCAGGTAGTTTTTGCTGTCATTGAACAATGGATTACGTTTTGTATGATGGTCTTTCATGGTGACACCTAATGTCTCAGAGTAGTCCAAGAACATTTTCTCGCTCTTATCCAGGCTGAATGCTGCATCATGAATTTGATAGCGCGTCGATCCTACTGCTCCATCACTCCAATAAATTGGTTTCTGATCCGCATCGACAACACCAAGGAATCCTTCACCAGGATGGACACCTGTCCAGTTGTTATCATAAGAATCATCCACATACCATACAAGAAGTCCATCATCATAGTTCATCAAGCTGTTGCCGCGACGGATATGAGAAAGCCCTTCGTCTACGCCATTGTGGGATCTCCATTCAAGTAGATAGTAGTGTTCTGACGTAAATGTACCTGTATCTCGCTTGAATCCATGTAGATCGAATGCTGCATCTGCTTCTGATTCTGCTCCATCAGATACAACCTCACTACCATCTGCAGTGACAGAAACATTATCTACATACATTCCATCAAGGGTAGTGCCCCAGTCTGTCATATAACGGTATTGCAGTTGGATGTTTTGTCCAGCGTACTCACTTAAATCGATTGTTTCGTGCACCCAACCGTCACTAGATCCCGTGTATCCAGGCATGTTTTCTTTGATTGCTGGATAACCATCTTCAACAATGTCAGATGAAGTGTTTGGTGTCGAGAGTGAATTCCAAGTTTCTCCACCATCAGTTGAAACCTGTACCATTCCAAAGTCCCAATTCGATTCGATATTATACCAAACATCATAGTCTAATGTTGCATTCGTAGCGTTAGTAAGATCTACTTCAGTAACCATTTGATGGTCGATTTCATCACCTGTGCCGCCAAAGTACTCATAGTCACCGCTTGCAGGGGTATTGACGACGGTCTCTTTGTCAGGAAGGTCGATGCGTACTGCATCATTATTTGTACCTTTTGTGACAGCTTCATCAAGTAGCACTTCAGTCCCTTTGCTTGTTACCTCATCCGCATGGACCGTCGCACCAGTCAACCAGTTGCTTCCAGGCATTGAAGAATGCAAGAATTCTTTCGACCATGCACTAAATCCTGTTGGCTCAGTTCCTGGAATATCGCCTGCCCAGCTTCCACTAGACATGATGGACCAATAAGCGACGGCTTCACCAGCACCTGAATAGACCGTATCGTATTCATCCGGTAATCCTAAGTCATGTCCATATTCATGTGCGAATACACCAGCTGCACCGTCTGCTGGCTCAATTGTGTAATCGTAAGCCGCCATTTCTCCACCCCAGTAAGGGACTTCAGCTTCAGTACCTGGGAGGGCTGTAACTCCGCCCAAGTTCCAACGGTGTGACCAGATCGCGTCTTCACCTAGTTGCCCGCCGCCTGCTTCTTCACCAACAGAGGAGTGAACGATCATCAGGTGGTCGATCAATCCATCTGGCTCACGGTAATTACCGTCACCATCAAGATCATAACGGTCTTCCTGATCATACTCACTCAAATCCAAGTTTGGATCTGCAGCTGCGGCCATCAGTGCTTCTTTTACTAGTCCACGAGCATCAGAGTCGTTATCATTACTGTTATTCCCACCATATGCTGCAGCTGGTTTAGAAGCTTTATACCAGCCTGCAACTTCACCTTCTATTGAGTAACTTCCACCAGATTGCTCTTCATAGTATTGTTTGACGGATACGAGGTTCTCTCCATTCGGACCTTCATAGCCATCGTCACTGAACAGCATGTCTGTATAATGCTCTTTAGCATAATTCTCATAATACATGTCTGTACTTTCAGGGATGATGTCAGAGGATGGGAAATCCGGATATTCGATTAATAGAGCAAGTACTTTGTCAGTCCGTGTCCCGCCATTCCATTCTTCTTCTATAACTCCATCAACTTTGTTCTTTTTAGCTTTCCCTAATTTATTCCCTTTTCCATTTTTCAGCCCGTTCTCTTTCATGTCCTTCACTAATTTTTCTTTTGATTCCTTTGCTTCATCATGAAGCTCTTCCCCATGATGCACATGCTTTGAATTATCAGATCGCTCTTTCAAGTATTTCTTCAATGCTTTTTCTGCTTCTGCAGGTGTCGCATTCTTTGAAATCTTTCCGCTTCCTTTAAGCATTTCTATCAATCTCTCATCATTTGCAATCCCGAGATCGATCGGTGCTCCTGCATAAGACTTTGAAATGCTTTCTTTGATATGCTCAGCTTCTGCGTGTTGAGGTGATGAAAATGTACCATATGTAAGCGTACTGATCCCCATCATGACTGCTAGTGCCGTTGAAACTACCTTACTATTCTTCACGTAACACCCTCCCTAAACTAGTAAATTATTTATATCTTGTAATACTTTTACAATAATACCAAAGTAGTAGAATATTGTAAATATTATGAATAATGTTCTGCAAAAGTAGTTATATTTCGACAGGTTTCATGTAGAAATCTTCAAGATTTCCAAGATAGGAGGGACTTTATACTGTAGGAATTGGCCATAAATTCTTTCAATTAGCATTCATACAACATTTGTTTTTACAGGTCTTCGATTAGAGATAACAAAAATCCCGAATAATGGCTGTTTTAATCCATCATTCGGGATACAATAATTTACTAAAGTTTGGTTTCTATTTATAGATTTTTACTTTTCCGACTGTTCCATCTCCACTCTCGGCAAGCACACGGAATTTCAATCCGTAAGTAGGGACGTTACGTCCTGCGTCTGGAAGTACCGGAGTCATATATTTCTTTGAATCATCAAAGAGCGGTGTTCTTTCTGTTGCATTATCCTTCATCGTAATACCTAACGTATCACTGTAATCAAGGAACATCTTTTCAGTTTTACCTAAACCAAATGCTGCATCATGCATCTGATAACGTGTAGTACCTAACGCACCATCACTCCAACGGTTTACAATTTGGTCAGCGTCTACTACACCTAGGAATCCTTCACCAGGATGGACACCCGTCCAGTTGTTATCATAAGCATCATCCACATACCATACAAGAAGTCCAGCATCATAATTCATCAGGCTGTTTCCACGACGGATATGTGAAAGTCCTTCGTCAACACCGTTGTGGGATCTCCATTCAAGTAGATAGTAGTGTTCTGACGTAAATGTACCTGTATCTCGCTTGAATCCGTGTAGATCAAATGCTGCATCCGCTTCTGATTCTGCCCCGTCAGATACAACCTCACCACCATCAGCAGTGACTGTTACATTATCTACATACATTCCATCAAGAGTCGTACCCCAGTCAGTCATGTAACGGTATTGTAATTGGATCGTTTGTCCAGCGTATTCACTTAAATCGATCGTTTCGTGCATCCAACCGTCACTTGATCCAGTATAACCAGGCATATTTTCTTTGATTGCCGGGTATCCATCTTCAACAATATCAGATGTAGTGCTTGGCGTAGAGAGTGAGTTCCAAGTTTCTCCACCATCAGTTGAAACCTGTACCATTCCATAGTCCCAATTCGATTCGATGTTATACCAAACATCATAGTCTAATGTTGCGTTCGTTGCATTCGTAAGATCGACTTCGGTAACCATTGTGTGGTCGATTTCATCACCTGTTCCACCAAAATACTCATACTCTCCACTAGCTGGCGTGTTGATTGTGTTTACTTTATCTGGAAGGTCTATACGTACTGCATCATTATTTGTACCTTTAGTTACAGCTTCATCAAGTAGCACTTCAGTTCCTTTGCTTGTTACCTCATCCGCATGGACCGTCGCACCAGTCAACCAGTTGCTTCCAGGCATTGAAGAATGCAAGAATTCTTTCGACCATGCACTGAACCCTGTAGGTTCTGTCCCAGGGATGTCACCTGCCCAGCTCCCACTTGACATGATTGACCAATAAGCAACGGCTTCACCAGCACCAGAATAGATTGTGTCGTATTCATCCGGTAATCCTAAGTCATGTCCATATTCATGTGCGAAAACCCCAGCTGCACCATCTGCAGGTTCGATCGTGTAATCATATCCATACATGGTACCTTGTCCCCAATAATCGACTTCAGGTTCAGGGGACCCAGTGATCGGGAATATCCCTCCAAGAGACCAACGATGTGACCAGACAGCATCTGCACCAAGTCCGCCACCACCTGCTTCTTCACCAACAGAAGAGTGGACGATCATCAAGTGGTCGATCAATCCATCCGGCTCACGGTAGTTACCGTCACCATCAAGGTCATAACGGTCTTCCTGGTCATATTGGCTTAAATCCAAATTAGGATCAGCAGCAGCAGCCAAAAGTGCTTCTCTTACTAAAGCACGTGGATTGGAATCATTATCACTCGCATTATTCCCACCGTAGTACGCTGCTGGATTCTTTGCTTGGTACCATCCTGCAACTTCACCTTCGATTGTGTAGCTTCCGCCTGATTGCTCTTCATAGAATTGTTTGACGGATACGAGGTTT
The DNA window shown above is from Alkalihalobacillus sp. TS-13 and carries:
- a CDS encoding zinc-binding dehydrogenase; the protein is MKAIVHTNPKGMEGMNVQSFESPVLKDDEVKVQLKAAGLNHRDLFVLHRHGEDEGPFVVGSDGAGIVTETGSSVTAVSVGDEVVINPGLGWQKNSPAPPEGFGILGYPSNGTFAEEVAVPANQVEPKPEHLSWEEAGVLPLAALTAYRALFTRGNLQEGDHLLLPGVGSGVITFILQYAKAVGAKVTVTSRSEEKRNQALKLGADHAIDSESNWDEAMKGEKADLVIESVGAATFQKSLEQVKPGGTVVTFGASAGDEVTINIRNFFYGQYNLLGSTMGSHEEFKEMLSFIKKYNIKPVMDRTFSLDEAHEAFKRLEDAKQFGKIGFTI
- a CDS encoding immune inhibitor A domain-containing protein; translation: MKKKKIASTALAVMMGISTLTYGAFSSPQHAEAEHIKESISKSYAGAPIDLGIANDERLIEMLKESGKISKNATPAEAEKALNKYLKERAANGKHSHGGELEDEAKESKEQLQAQMKSNGLDSGKGKKNGKTKGETVDGVTEEEWDGGTRTDKVLALLIEYPDYPASKIEAGDTDMYYEDYVKEHYTEMLFSDNGYTGPNGENLVSVKQFYEEQSGGSYTIEGEVAGWYQAKNPAAYYGGNNASDNDSNPRALVREALLAAAADPNLDLSQYDQEDRYDLDGDGNYREPDGLIDHLMIVHSSVGEEAGGGGLGADAVWSHRWSLGGIFPITGSPEPEVDYWGQGTMYGYDYTIEPADGAAGVFAHEYGHDLGLPDEYDTIYSGAGEAVAYWSIMSSGSWAGDIPGTEPTGFSAWSKEFLHSSMPGSNWLTGATVHADEVTSKGTEVLLDEAVTKGTNNDAVRIDLPDKVNTINTPASGEYEYFGGTGDEIDHTMVTEVDLTNATNATLDYDVWYNIESNWDYGMVQVSTDGGETWNSLSTPSTTSDIVEDGYPAIKENMPGYTGSSDGWMHETIDLSEYAGQTIQLQYRYMTDWGTTLDGMYVDNVTVTADGGEVVSDGAESEADAAFDLHGFKRDTGTFTSEHYYLLEWRSHNGVDEGLSHIRRGNSLMNYDAGLLVWYVDDAYDNNWTGVHPGEGFLGVVDADQIVNRWSDGALGTTRYQMHDAAFGLGKTEKMFLDYSDTLGITMKDNATERTPLFDDSKKYMTPVLPDAGRNVPTYGLKFRVLAESGDGTVGKVKIYK
- a CDS encoding immune inhibitor A domain-containing protein — encoded protein: MMGISTLTYGTFSSPQHAEAEHIKESISKSYAGAPIDLGIANDERLIEMLKGSGKISKNATPAEAEKALKKYLKERSDNSKHVHHGEELHDEAKESKEKLVKDMKENGLKNGKGNKLGKAKKNKVDGVIEEEWNGGTRTDKVLALLIEYPDFPSSDIIPESTDMYYENYAKEHYTDMLFSDDGYEGPNGENLVSVKQYYEEQSGGSYSIEGEVAGWYKASKPAAAYGGNNSNDNDSDARGLVKEALMAAAADPNLDLSEYDQEDRYDLDGDGNYREPDGLIDHLMIVHSSVGEEAGGGQLGEDAIWSHRWNLGGVTALPGTEAEVPYWGGEMAAYDYTIEPADGAAGVFAHEYGHDLGLPDEYDTVYSGAGEAVAYWSIMSSGSWAGDIPGTEPTGFSAWSKEFLHSSMPGSNWLTGATVHADEVTSKGTEVLLDEAVTKGTNNDAVRIDLPDKETVVNTPASGDYEYFGGTGDEIDHQMVTEVDLTNATNATLDYDVWYNIESNWDFGMVQVSTDGGETWNSLSTPNTSSDIVEDGYPAIKENMPGYTGSSDGWVHETIDLSEYAGQNIQLQYRYMTDWGTTLDGMYVDNVSVTADGSEVVSDGAESEADAAFDLHGFKRDTGTFTSEHYYLLEWRSHNGVDEGLSHIRRGNSLMNYDDGLLVWYVDDSYDNNWTGVHPGEGFLGVVDADQKPIYWSDGAVGSTRYQIHDAAFSLDKSEKMFLDYSETLGVTMKDHHTKRNPLFNDSKNYLNPGLVDAGRNVPNYGLKFRVIGQSDDRTVGKVKIYK
- a CDS encoding S66 peptidase family protein, with translation MRIPNKLQAGDEVRVVAPSTSMSINQEENARHSIERLEEMGLRVTLGQHVNESDEFTSSSIQSRVKDLHDAFQDPNVKAILTFLGGYNVNQILRYLDYDLIHNNPKILCGYSDITALGTAIYTQSDLVTYSGPHFSTFGMKKGLEYTEDLFKKCLFAEEPYELYPADYWSDDPWFRDQENRTFNEQGPFDVLQEGEAEGTIIGGNLCTLNLLQGTEYMPSLKDKILFIEDDYLTQDLTFDRDLQSLLHLPDADKIKALVIGRFQPQSDISDETLRLIIERKAELKGIPVISNVNFGHTQPTSIFPIGGKARILANGQESKIEILEH
- a CDS encoding GNAT family N-acetyltransferase, with protein sequence MDIRIFTSMPDERTLDQLCALHNLVFSSINGFLEELQTKHRPCILAVYDKETPIGYKIGYERKANHFYSWLGGVHPDQRGKGVGEELLIRQHDWCRKHGYKTIRTHTKNKWRSMLILNIKNGFDVIGTFTDEKGDPKIILEKQL
- a CDS encoding N-acetyltransferase gives rise to the protein MIRFQQMTNQEFQAFRDRSLNEYIENMRKNYDMPIEKATENATKQFDELLKDGLHTENQYLLHVVDDQTNENVGVIWYNYKEQERQVFIYEIWMDPDKRGKGYGTQTLDELHNKAKDLGANKVGLHVFGQNTGAIALYKKLGYEENSIVMTKKL
- the yfkAB gene encoding radical SAM/CxCxxxxC motif protein YfkAB, whose translation is MIKETHSPKITPENDPWEAYLDVTEHGQMVLSNIEFTTTTICNMRCEHCAVGYTLQPKDPDALPVDLMIRRLEEISHLRSISITGGEPMLSMKSVKNHVVPLLRYAHERGVRTQINSNLTLDLKRYELITPYLDVLHISHNYGSIEDFSEIGFAMMKKKPTNSQREHYFHRMVENAKALTSEGVIVSAETMLNKRTLPHLEAIHEQIVDMGCQRHEVHPMYPSDFASGLEAATLPEIRKGIHRLLDSRDRNTWMLFGTLPFYACSDKEEDLILLNRLYNEKNVTVRNDPDGRSRLNVNIFDGSVIVTDFGDAPPLGNIQEDRLQDIYARWMKSRLAQTVNCHCPAVQCLGPNILVKNAYYPEEDFTVKKANI